A stretch of Nitrospirota bacterium DNA encodes these proteins:
- a CDS encoding error-prone DNA polymerase — MNRLKEIILKSPAAQEKRSGFIKQQGHNIIFMGFSIRWASPSMYAELQCKTHYSFLRGASSPEELIHRAAEIGLTAIAITDRDGVYAIPKAYQAVRDHPLLKLIVGADLTLENHPRLTLLAQNRRSYGLLCRILTASHAGRPKGEPLLSLERLCQLMSLPGNEGLVALSEAGSDFNLLKELFQSRLFIPLSRFQDGFDKEKTQRTIQISKTYDCRIVATNDVHYHIRKRRPLQDVVTSIREGKPLTHAGYQLFSNGERYLKSPRQMTDLFKELPETLSQSLLISEACTFSPAELRYRYPSEWIPAGYTGERYLEELVWKGAQERYASGIPPEVKNQIQHELSVIQQLQFADYFLTLYEIVEFARQKKILCQGRGSAANSVVCYCLGITAIDPVRMNLLFERFISAERNEPPDIDVDFEHERREEVIQHIYEKYGRERAAMVSAVVTYRRRSAFREISKAFGVEVGSLSSKTVEKEFETLSTHSGIPDCRKWIEDLSEEMAGFPRHLSIHSGGFTLSADPIIEMVPVEPARMEGRTIIQWDKYDLDILGLLKVDILSLGMLSALRKTLDAVGMNLQQIPPEDLSTYKMIQKGDTVGTFQVESRAQMSMLGRLQPRNFYDLVIEVAIVRPGPIVGQMVHPYLRRRQGLEKVEYDHPKLKTILSKTLGIPLFQEQVMKIAIDLAGFTPGEADSLRRAIGAWRSNGSIEKIGKKLKEGLIKSGLSESFCERIFQQLKGFAQYGFPESHAASFALLAYASCYLKCHYPAEFITAVLNSQPMGFYASHTLIDDAKRHGVTVYPVDPNQSDWNCQVENEGIRLGWKTVKGLARKEADEILARKPFQNLGDFLSKTRLRRNSLFRLALGDVFKEFGLDQRHALWKILAFQREPDQPQKILFPEHLFESEEPLHFKKLDTYEAIREEYAAFNLSTRGHPMEGIRQRISLPKMTTFQARRSPPDTRITLAGLLLIRQRPSTAKGVTFGTLEDEHGFLDMILWPDVSERFKETFLYDCFLIVSGKIQRDGQSVSLLVQSIRPIWKESKKSENGFMIEPYQYF, encoded by the coding sequence TTGAATCGTTTGAAAGAGATTATTTTAAAGTCACCAGCCGCTCAGGAGAAGCGCTCTGGATTTATAAAACAGCAGGGTCACAATATTATCTTCATGGGATTTTCGATTAGGTGGGCGTCTCCATCCATGTATGCCGAGCTTCAATGCAAGACCCACTATTCCTTTCTTCGAGGCGCTTCGTCCCCTGAAGAGCTGATTCATCGCGCCGCTGAAATCGGGTTAACTGCAATCGCCATCACAGATCGCGATGGCGTCTATGCCATTCCCAAAGCCTACCAGGCCGTTCGAGATCACCCTCTTCTCAAACTGATTGTCGGAGCCGATTTGACGCTTGAAAATCATCCCCGCCTGACGCTGCTGGCCCAGAACCGGAGGTCCTATGGATTATTATGCCGCATCCTGACCGCAAGCCATGCCGGCCGTCCAAAAGGGGAACCGCTCCTTTCGCTGGAAAGACTATGTCAACTTATGTCTTTACCCGGAAACGAAGGGCTCGTCGCGCTTTCCGAGGCGGGGTCTGACTTTAACTTGCTCAAAGAGCTGTTCCAGTCGAGATTATTTATTCCCCTCTCCCGGTTTCAAGACGGATTTGACAAAGAGAAAACCCAAAGAACCATCCAGATTTCTAAAACCTATGACTGCAGAATCGTGGCCACCAATGATGTTCACTATCACATTCGAAAACGGAGACCGCTTCAGGATGTCGTCACTTCCATCCGTGAAGGGAAGCCGCTGACCCATGCCGGGTATCAGCTCTTTTCAAACGGAGAACGCTATCTGAAATCGCCCCGGCAGATGACCGATTTATTTAAAGAGCTCCCCGAAACCCTCTCCCAGTCCCTTTTGATCTCGGAGGCCTGTACCTTTTCTCCGGCTGAATTAAGGTACCGGTATCCTTCTGAGTGGATTCCCGCCGGTTATACAGGAGAACGCTATCTGGAAGAACTCGTCTGGAAAGGAGCCCAGGAACGATACGCCTCCGGTATCCCTCCCGAGGTCAAAAATCAGATTCAACATGAATTATCCGTCATTCAACAGCTGCAATTTGCAGATTATTTTTTAACCCTTTACGAAATTGTCGAATTTGCCCGTCAGAAAAAGATCCTTTGCCAGGGAAGAGGATCCGCGGCCAACAGCGTCGTCTGTTACTGTCTCGGAATTACAGCCATTGATCCGGTACGGATGAATCTCCTGTTCGAACGATTCATTTCGGCAGAACGGAATGAACCGCCCGATATCGACGTGGATTTTGAACATGAACGGAGAGAAGAGGTCATTCAACATATTTATGAAAAATACGGGAGAGAGCGGGCCGCGATGGTCAGCGCCGTCGTCACCTACCGGAGAAGATCGGCATTTCGGGAGATCAGCAAGGCGTTTGGCGTGGAGGTCGGATCACTCTCTTCAAAAACCGTGGAGAAAGAATTTGAAACCTTGTCCACACATTCCGGGATACCCGACTGCAGGAAATGGATAGAAGACTTATCCGAAGAGATGGCCGGATTTCCGAGGCATTTATCCATTCATAGCGGCGGGTTTACTTTATCCGCTGATCCCATTATTGAAATGGTTCCTGTCGAGCCGGCTCGAATGGAGGGAAGGACCATCATCCAGTGGGACAAATATGATCTGGATATTTTAGGTCTTCTCAAAGTCGATATCCTGTCGCTCGGAATGCTTTCCGCCCTGAGAAAGACTCTGGATGCCGTGGGAATGAACCTGCAGCAGATTCCCCCGGAAGACCTCTCCACCTATAAAATGATCCAGAAAGGGGATACGGTCGGAACCTTTCAGGTCGAAAGCCGGGCACAGATGTCGATGCTCGGAAGGCTTCAACCTCGAAATTTTTACGATCTGGTCATTGAAGTAGCGATCGTTCGCCCCGGCCCCATTGTGGGGCAGATGGTTCATCCCTATTTAAGACGGAGGCAGGGTCTTGAAAAAGTTGAATATGACCATCCCAAACTCAAAACGATTCTGAGTAAAACTTTAGGAATCCCTTTATTCCAGGAACAGGTGATGAAAATCGCCATTGATTTGGCCGGTTTCACACCCGGGGAGGCCGATTCTTTAAGAAGAGCAATCGGGGCCTGGAGGTCAAACGGGTCGATTGAAAAGATTGGGAAAAAGCTGAAGGAAGGACTGATCAAGAGCGGATTGTCAGAATCCTTTTGTGAACGGATTTTTCAGCAACTCAAGGGATTCGCCCAGTACGGGTTTCCAGAAAGTCACGCCGCAAGTTTTGCGCTTCTGGCTTACGCTTCCTGTTATCTGAAGTGCCATTATCCCGCTGAGTTTATCACGGCCGTGCTCAACTCCCAGCCGATGGGCTTTTATGCTTCTCATACACTTATTGACGACGCCAAACGGCATGGGGTAACCGTCTATCCGGTCGATCCCAACCAATCAGATTGGAACTGCCAGGTGGAGAATGAGGGAATTCGCCTGGGCTGGAAAACGGTGAAGGGCCTTGCCCGGAAAGAGGCGGATGAAATTCTGGCCCGGAAACCCTTTCAGAATTTAGGCGATTTTTTATCCAAAACCCGCCTTCGCCGGAATAGTTTATTCAGGCTTGCCCTGGGAGATGTTTTTAAAGAGTTTGGACTGGATCAACGACACGCGCTCTGGAAAATCCTGGCGTTTCAGCGCGAACCGGATCAACCGCAGAAAATCCTCTTTCCGGAGCACCTCTTTGAATCCGAAGAGCCGCTCCATTTTAAAAAACTGGATACCTATGAAGCCATTCGAGAAGAATATGCGGCATTCAATCTTTCAACCCGGGGGCATCCGATGGAAGGGATCCGGCAACGGATCTCCCTCCCTAAAATGACCACGTTTCAGGCAAGACGCTCTCCTCCCGATACCCGGATCACCCTCGCGGGACTCTTGTTGATCAGGCAACGGCCTTCTACGGCAAAAGGCGTGACATTTGGGACGTTAGAGGACGAGCATGGATTTCTCGATATGATTCTATGGCCGGACGTTTCTGAAAGATTCAAGGAGACTTTCTTGTACGACTGTTTTCTCATCGTCAGCGGAAAGATTCAGCGGGATGGGCAGAGCGTCAGCCTCCTGGTTCAATCGATCCGGCCGATCTGGAAAGAGTCAAAAAAGTCAGAAAACGGGTTCATGATCGAACCGTATCAATATTTTTAG
- a CDS encoding SOS response-associated peptidase — MCGRTYKTYTQEELAYRYLNLKPVAFPEIKPNYNMAPTQETWVLREINGEREFASMRWGLVPFSAKDIQSADRYSLINAKSEEISEKRSFKTAYQKRRCIIPMSGFFEWKKEGAEGKQPYCIHLKNDPIMSLAGIWEHWKSKEGNQETTSYAIITIAANEVMKTIHPRMPVILDRHDEEKWLHSEIEVDVKELLKPCPSEWMEYYPVTIAVNSPKNNRPEVLQPASH, encoded by the coding sequence ATGTGTGGAAGAACCTATAAAACCTATACCCAAGAAGAGCTCGCTTACCGGTATCTCAATCTCAAACCCGTCGCCTTCCCTGAAATCAAACCCAATTACAACATGGCCCCTACGCAGGAAACCTGGGTGTTGAGAGAAATCAACGGGGAAAGGGAATTTGCGTCCATGCGCTGGGGACTTGTCCCCTTCTCGGCCAAAGATATACAGAGCGCTGACCGGTACAGCCTGATTAATGCAAAATCTGAAGAGATCAGCGAAAAAAGAAGTTTCAAAACCGCTTATCAGAAAAGGCGGTGCATCATTCCGATGAGCGGATTTTTTGAATGGAAAAAAGAGGGAGCAGAAGGCAAACAACCCTACTGCATTCACCTCAAAAATGACCCCATCATGAGTCTGGCCGGAATCTGGGAGCACTGGAAATCAAAGGAAGGAAACCAGGAGACAACCTCCTACGCCATCATCACCATCGCGGCTAACGAAGTGATGAAAACCATCCATCCCCGCATGCCGGTCATTCTGGATCGTCATGATGAAGAAAAATGGCTTCATTCCGAAATTGAGGTCGACGTCAAGGAACTGCTAAAACCCTGTCCGTCCGAATGGATGGAATATTATCCAGTCACCATCGCAGTCAACTCTCCAAAAAACAATCGGCCGGAAGTACTTCAACCTGCCTCTCATTGA